The Bacteroidales bacterium genome contains a region encoding:
- a CDS encoding T9SS type A sorting domain-containing protein produces the protein MKKITFIITLVLFSGILSAQTAPDTTWTQMYSGGMYDWAWGVLETSDGGCIMVGDTQSAGAGSWDIGIIKTDEFGVTEWTQTYGGLYEDRGQCIQHTTDGGYIILGTTDSYGAGSYDIWLVKIDNAGNESWTQTFGGPSCDWGYYVEQTADGGYIITGAFDPGVYWIYDLFLIKTDSEGNAEWSKTFGEEDNTEVGHCVKQTSDGGYIITGYTYTNSAGSSDVWLMKTDEDGIIEWDNTFGDTEPEHGYSVIQSGEEYIVAGYTKSYGEGDYDVWLLKTDNAGNEIWNKTYGGTEDDRSFDIKPTLDNNYIIAGFTNSCSEVEPPNYYMWLLKTDNEGDTLWTKTIGNETFNRSCRARSVVQTSDGGYILAGDKYAGLDDGEYNYYLVKIDSEQGSVIDEKIQTEYSNYCYPNPTTGIFTIQGEDLPAGQTSIQSIEITNINGQVIKRLSTNNNQLKIDLSNQPKGIYFVKIQTDGISYTEKIILIK, from the coding sequence CTCCTGATACAACTTGGACACAAATGTATTCAGGAGGCATGTACGATTGGGCTTGGGGAGTTCTTGAAACTTCAGACGGAGGTTGTATTATGGTTGGCGACACACAATCTGCCGGAGCAGGAAGTTGGGATATTGGAATAATAAAAACGGATGAGTTCGGAGTTACTGAATGGACACAAACTTATGGCGGACTATATGAAGACAGAGGGCAATGTATTCAACATACTACTGACGGTGGTTATATTATTCTCGGAACAACAGATTCGTATGGTGCAGGCAGTTACGATATTTGGTTAGTGAAAATAGACAATGCGGGAAATGAATCGTGGACACAAACTTTTGGCGGACCAAGTTGTGACTGGGGCTATTATGTGGAACAAACAGCCGACGGCGGATATATTATTACAGGTGCATTCGACCCCGGTGTGTATTGGATTTATGATCTTTTTCTTATAAAAACTGATAGTGAAGGAAATGCTGAGTGGTCTAAAACTTTTGGAGAAGAAGACAATACCGAAGTTGGACATTGTGTAAAACAAACTTCCGACGGTGGTTATATAATTACCGGATATACATATACTAATAGTGCGGGGAGTAGTGATGTATGGTTGATGAAAACTGATGAAGACGGAATTATAGAATGGGATAATACTTTTGGTGATACGGAACCCGAACACGGATATTCAGTTATTCAATCAGGTGAAGAATATATTGTTGCAGGTTATACAAAGTCTTACGGTGAAGGCGATTATGATGTGTGGCTATTAAAAACCGACAACGCCGGAAATGAAATATGGAATAAAACTTACGGCGGAACAGAAGATGACCGTAGTTTTGATATTAAACCAACTTTAGACAATAATTATATCATAGCTGGTTTTACAAACTCTTGTAGTGAAGTAGAACCTCCAAATTATTATATGTGGCTATTAAAAACAGACAACGAAGGAGATACTTTGTGGACAAAAACTATTGGAAACGAAACCTTCAATCGCTCATGTCGTGCAAGGTCAGTTGTGCAAACTTCTGATGGCGGATATATTCTTGCAGGAGATAAATATGCCGGACTTGACGACGGCGAATACAATTATTATCTCGTAAAGATTGACTCGGAACAAGGCAGCGTCATTGATGAAAAAATTCAAACAGAATATTCAAATTATTGTTACCCAAACCCCACAACCGGAATTTTTACAATTCAAGGAGAAGACCTGCCTGCCGGACAGACCAGTATACAGTCAATTGAAATCACAAATATCAACGGACAAGTTATTAAAAGATTATCAACTAATAATAACCAATTAAAAATTGATTTAAGTAATCAGCCAAAAGGAATTTATTTTGTAAAAATTCAAACTGACGGGATTTCTTATACAGAAAAAATTATATTAATCAAGTAA